The Suncus etruscus isolate mSunEtr1 chromosome 15, mSunEtr1.pri.cur, whole genome shotgun sequence genome contains the following window.
TCTCCGCCCTCTGGGTCATGTCTCCTCCCCTTAACCCGCCTTTGACTCGTGGCTCCGCCCCTTTGCCTCCTCCCTATTGGTCCAGCCGCTAACATAGTTCCGCCCCTTGCATCCTGTCTCCTCCCCTTTGAAGCAGATGTCCCGCCCCAGTCTTCCAGATCAGCCAATCGAGATTCGTCCCTGCGTCTAGGCTCCGCCTCTCTGACCCTTCGTCCCGCCTCCTCGTTCCGGCTCCGCCCTCCGGTCCCCGATCACTGCGCTCGGTCCCAGGACCCAGGCGACCCGCCCCACGTGTGCGCTGCTTTGAACGCCCGGGCCTCGCCATGGCCTTGGAGGCGATCCGCTACTCGCGGGGCTCCCTGCAGGTCCTCGACCAGCTGCTGCTGCCGCACGAGAGCCGCTACGAGGCGGTGGGGTCGGTGCAGCAGGCCTGGGCGGCCATCCGCGCCATGAAGGTGGGCCGGCCGGCCGGCCGGGGTGGGCTGGGATGGGATGGGCTGGGCCGGGCTGGGCCGGGCCGGGACGCCTCGGGCTCACCCGCTCTCGCCCCCAGGTGCGCGGCGCCCCGGCCATCGCCCTCGTGGGCTGCCTCAGCCTGGCCGTGGAGCTGCAGGCGGGCGCGGGCGGCCCGGGGCTCGCGGCCCTCGTGGCCTTCGTGCGCGACGCGCTCGCCTTGCTGGTCACCGCGCGGCCCACGGCCGTCAACATGGCCCGCGCCGCCCGCGACCTGGCCGCCTTCGCCGCCGGGGAGGCCGAGCGGGAGGGCGCCACGGAGGAGGCGGTCCGGGAGAGGTACTGGGCCGGTGGGgctggctggggggtgggggtggtggacCGTGTCCGGCGCGCCGGGATCTGGCGCCCCAGCCCCCGACTTGGTGCACGCCCACCGGATGTGGAAACTGAGGCACGAAGCGCTGCGATCCTAGGCGCAAGGTCATGCCGGAGGGGCTGTCAGTGGACCCGGGGCTCCCCAGGGGTGTTTGCACCCTGGCTTTGCCCGCCTCTCTCCATTGCCGGCTTATCCAGACGCCTCCTCTTTGCTCTCTTTTTccttattacttttgttttggggtctcacctggccacccttaggggccactcctggctctgctcacaggGATCGCTCTTGGTGGTGCACGGAGGAGCCATATGGGAACCAGGATCGAACCCTAGTTAGCCGTGTACTAGGCAAACGTGCTTTGCTCTGCCGGAGGTGTCTCTGGCACCTCGGGTTTTGCATTGGAGGTTTTGCCCTGCCCTGGCTCCTCTTGCCCTTTGCTGCCCCTCACTCAGTCCAGCTTCTGCCTCAGCACCTTGGAACGAAAGCCCACCCACCACCCCATGTGGGTTTCAGCCCCTGCTATGCCATAGCTTACAGCCCTGCACTCTGTACCCTCACTGCTGCCATCCACACTTTACCCAGTGTCAGGGCCACAGAAAGAGTCttgccatcccccccccccctccatgcCCTCCTGCCTGGTGCTCAGAACCTCTCTGTTCTCATCCCTCATCCCCGATCCAGGGTGATCTGCTTCGCAGAGGAAATGCTGGAGAAAGATCTCAGGGACAATCGGAACATCGGGGACTTGGGCGCTCGCCATTTGCTGGAGCGTGCGGCCCCTGAGGGTGGAAAAGTGACTGTGCTCACCCACTGTAACACGGGAGCACTGGCCACCGCTGGCTACGGCACTGCCCTTGGTGAGTGGATGTCCACCTAATCTGACGATGGCCCTCTGTGGATGTGAGAGACAGTTCTTGTACAGTAACACCTAGGGTTTAGTATCAGTTTTGGCTGGATCCAGGTGCTCAAAGAAAGATGGGGGGTAACAGATGATCAGAGGGAGGCTGGCTGAGATAAGGTGACTATTACAAAGAAGAGGAGGGGTGAGGGgcctgagatatagcacagcagtaaagcgtttgccttagacacagaaggacggtggttcgaatctcggcgtcccatatggtcccccaaacctgccaggagatatttctgatcatagatccaggag
Protein-coding sequences here:
- the MRI1 gene encoding methylthioribose-1-phosphate isomerase, translating into MALEAIRYSRGSLQVLDQLLLPHESRYEAVGSVQQAWAAIRAMKVRGAPAIALVGCLSLAVELQAGAGGPGLAALVAFVRDALALLVTARPTAVNMARAARDLAAFAAGEAEREGATEEAVRERVICFAEEMLEKDLRDNRNIGDLGARHLLERAAPEGGKVTVLTHCNTGALATAGYGTALGVIRSLHNLGRLEHAFCTETRPYNQGARLTAFELVYEHIPATLITDSMAAAAMAHRGVSAVVVGADRVVANGDTANKVGTYQLAIAAKHHAIPFYVAAPSSSCDLQLSTGKDIVIEERPGQELTDVQGVRIAAPGIGVWNPAFDVTPHELITGGIITELGVFSPKDLQAALSAAGS